From Echinicola soli, a single genomic window includes:
- a CDS encoding D-ribose ABC transporter substrate-binding protein, with the protein MKKITQNTLMWCLPLLLLVGACESKSATDAKGKIAVIVSTLNNPWFVVLAETAAKEAETLGYEVSIFDSQNNTALENNHFENAITAGYQAILFNPTDAEGSVSNVAKAAEAGIAVFCMDREVNSTLPTSQILSDNYAGCVSLGKYFVDQLDKSGNYVEILGLVGDNNTWNRSKGFHSVVDHYPGLKMVAQQSADFDRNKAMEVMESILQVHRDIDAVFCGNDAMAMGAYQALKAAGLENKVEVFGFDGAADVVDAVKDGRIAATAMQFPKVMAKTAAQLADKFIRGEKAFVKKLPVDVELVHPGNVEHYAAYGKKE; encoded by the coding sequence ATGAAAAAAATAACCCAAAATACCCTAATGTGGTGCTTGCCTCTGCTGTTGCTGGTAGGCGCCTGTGAAAGTAAGTCGGCTACAGACGCCAAGGGAAAGATAGCAGTCATCGTCTCTACCTTGAATAACCCCTGGTTTGTGGTACTGGCTGAAACGGCGGCGAAGGAAGCAGAAACACTGGGCTATGAAGTCAGCATCTTTGATTCGCAGAACAACACGGCCTTGGAGAACAACCATTTTGAGAATGCGATCACAGCAGGCTATCAAGCCATACTTTTTAACCCCACTGATGCCGAAGGCTCGGTCAGCAATGTGGCAAAGGCAGCAGAAGCCGGTATTGCGGTGTTCTGTATGGACCGTGAAGTAAATTCCACCTTGCCCACTTCCCAAATCCTCTCGGACAACTATGCAGGCTGTGTGTCGCTTGGAAAATACTTTGTCGATCAATTGGACAAATCGGGCAACTATGTCGAAATCCTCGGGCTGGTCGGTGACAATAATACCTGGAACCGCTCAAAGGGTTTTCATAGCGTGGTGGATCACTATCCAGGTTTGAAGATGGTGGCGCAGCAAAGTGCAGATTTTGACCGGAACAAGGCCATGGAAGTGATGGAATCCATCCTTCAGGTACACCGGGACATTGATGCGGTGTTCTGTGGAAACGACGCCATGGCAATGGGAGCCTATCAAGCCCTCAAAGCGGCAGGCTTGGAAAATAAGGTAGAGGTATTTGGCTTTGATGGCGCAGCCGATGTGGTGGATGCTGTAAAGGATGGAAGAATCGCCGCCACCGCTATGCAATTCCCAAAAGTAATGGCCAAAACGGCTGCACAGCTGGCAGACAAGTTTATCCGGGGGGAGAAGGCCTTTGTCAAAAAACTGCCGGTAGAT
- a CDS encoding transketolase family protein, with translation MTVNITNTLKQGQANLEVFSATLQDLAEADKNIIAVTSDSRGSGKLVPFAAQYPKQIVEVGIAEQNLVGVSAGLASTGKKVFAVSPACFLTARSLEQIKNDIAYSDNPVNVIGISAGVSYGALGSTHHSLHDFAVLRAVNNIMVVAPGDNFETEMAIRQAAALEAPVYLRFGKKPMPFLSDNKDFALGKGREIREGNDLAIVATGETVWPAMQAAMLLEEEKGIEVGVISMHTIKPLDTALLESIASRYSAIITVEEHSIYGGLGEACASFLLQSGYQKKFKIMGIPDEYTVTGSQLDILGHYGISEKGIAAEVLKLLR, from the coding sequence ATGACAGTAAACATAACCAATACATTAAAACAAGGCCAGGCCAACCTGGAAGTCTTTTCGGCTACATTGCAAGACTTGGCAGAAGCGGATAAAAATATCATCGCGGTGACCAGCGATTCCAGAGGATCGGGAAAGCTCGTGCCTTTCGCAGCCCAATATCCCAAACAGATCGTGGAAGTAGGCATTGCAGAGCAAAATCTGGTGGGCGTATCAGCCGGATTGGCCTCTACAGGGAAAAAAGTATTTGCCGTTTCCCCGGCTTGTTTCCTGACTGCCCGTTCTCTCGAGCAGATCAAAAATGACATTGCCTATTCAGATAACCCGGTGAATGTCATCGGCATTAGTGCAGGGGTGAGTTATGGCGCATTGGGTTCTACGCATCACAGCCTTCATGACTTTGCCGTCCTACGTGCGGTCAATAACATCATGGTGGTAGCACCTGGAGATAATTTTGAAACAGAGATGGCCATCCGTCAGGCCGCGGCGTTGGAAGCACCCGTGTACCTCCGCTTTGGCAAGAAGCCCATGCCCTTTCTGAGCGATAACAAGGATTTTGCCCTTGGCAAGGGACGAGAAATCCGTGAAGGCAATGATTTAGCTATAGTGGCCACAGGCGAGACTGTTTGGCCGGCGATGCAAGCAGCGATGTTGCTGGAAGAGGAAAAAGGCATCGAAGTAGGCGTGATCAGCATGCACACCATCAAACCGCTGGATACAGCCCTGTTGGAAAGCATAGCCAGTAGATATTCTGCGATCATCACGGTAGAGGAACACAGCATTTATGGCGGCCTCGGCGAAGCCTGCGCTTCATTCCTTTTGCAATCGGGCTATCAGAAGAAGTTTAAGATCATGGGAATCCCTGATGAATATACCGTGACGGGTTCGCAATTGGACATCCTTGGCCATTATGGCATTTCTGAAAAAGGAATTGCCGCTGAGGTGCTCAAATTGCTGCGGTAA
- a CDS encoding transketolase, whose protein sequence is MTTKELEIKSLNYRKKVLQYIKKAKAGHTGGSLSCTDILNVLYNEVMNVSPENFQDPNRDRYIQSKGHSVEALFVVLADQGFYPESNIETLCQYQSHFIGHPTRKVPGVEQNTGALGHGLPISVGTALAGKMDGLDYRVFTLMGDGELLEGSNWEAAMAASHYKLDNLVAILDYNKLQITGAVKDVCNSEPIDQKFEAFGWSVKHVDGNNVEALSETLKSAPFEQGKPSFIIAHTVKGKGISFMENNIKWHHGVPSDEQYAEAQKELDSQLEELSKEII, encoded by the coding sequence ATGACAACCAAAGAACTCGAAATAAAGTCGCTGAATTACCGCAAGAAGGTACTTCAGTACATAAAGAAAGCCAAAGCGGGGCATACTGGAGGAAGCCTTTCCTGCACCGACATCCTCAATGTGCTCTACAATGAGGTGATGAATGTCTCTCCAGAGAATTTCCAAGACCCAAACCGTGACCGCTACATCCAAAGCAAGGGCCATTCTGTGGAAGCACTGTTCGTGGTGTTGGCAGATCAGGGGTTTTATCCGGAAAGCAATATCGAAACCCTATGTCAGTACCAATCCCACTTCATCGGCCATCCGACGCGGAAAGTGCCCGGTGTGGAGCAAAATACCGGAGCTCTGGGACACGGACTTCCCATCAGCGTAGGAACTGCCCTGGCCGGGAAAATGGATGGCTTGGATTACCGGGTGTTTACCCTGATGGGCGACGGGGAATTGCTGGAAGGCTCCAATTGGGAAGCAGCCATGGCCGCCTCGCACTATAAATTGGATAATCTGGTGGCGATCTTGGATTACAACAAATTGCAGATCACCGGTGCAGTAAAGGATGTCTGCAATTCCGAACCTATAGACCAAAAGTTTGAAGCCTTTGGCTGGAGTGTAAAGCATGTGGACGGGAATAATGTGGAAGCGCTGAGCGAAACCTTAAAATCAGCACCATTTGAACAAGGAAAGCCCAGCTTTATTATCGCCCATACCGTGAAGGGCAAGGGCATTAGTTTTATGGAAAACAACATCAAATGGCACCATGGCGTGCCCAGTGATGAACAATATGCCGAGGCCCAAAAAGAACTGGACAGCCAGCTGGAAGAACTTTCAAAAGAAATTATCTGA